The DNA segment AAACTGCTGACTATGTTTTGGAATTAGCTAGTTCTCAAAGATTGAATATTTTATTTAGATTGTCAAGCAAAAATTTGACTCCTACTGCACTTGCAAAAGAAATTGATGCAACAAAACAGGAAGTACACAGAAATTTCACAAGACTAGAAGAAAATGGGTTAATAAAAAAGAAAATTGATGGAACATACACATTAACGACATTTGGACAGATAGTGTGTACCCAGGTCCCATCGTTAGTATTTCTTACACAAAACAGGAAATATTTTGAAGAGCACAATTTTGGAGAAATTCCACACAAATTTCAAATGCGTTGTGGCCAATTAGCAGTGTGTCAACGTGTTAAGGGTTTTTCTAAAACAATAGAACAATGGAAAAATATTTACAAAAATTCTGATGATTACATATACGAAATATTATCAGAAGTTCCTCTAGATCTGATTGAGCCACTCATAAAGAAAGTCAAGAAAGGAATAAAATTTGATTACATTTTTTCTGAATCTGCAGTAGTTCCAAAAGGAAGGAAGGCACTTCTTAAGAAATTAGGGTTTGATAAATTAATGGAAGATGGATTGATTCAAAGAAAAATGACAAAAAATGTTCAAACAGTTCTTGTAATGAATGAGAAAGAGGCATGCATAATGTTTCCTACAGTAAATGGAGAGTCTGATATTAGTGAAATGTTCTATTCAGATGATCCAATGTTTCATGAATGGTGTCTTGATTATTTCAGATATTGCTGGTATGGCTCTGATGTTTTCAAAGAGAGCAAATTAAAAGAATAAATCACAATGATTTAGAACATTTCTCGCATAGCACAGGTTTATCTGTTGAATAAATTAATTTTGCATCTTTTTCTGTAATGCCGCATTTAAAACATTCAACAATTCTTACCATGTTACTGTTCTATTTTCATCATTAAAAAATCATATGTCTATTTTTTTAAATTTTATAATCACGAATAAGTTTAATAGTTAATTGAGTAATATTATTCATGTCTATACAAAGACCTACAATTAGAAAACCAAAAATCCCAAAAATAAAAAAACCTCTAATTTCTAAACGTAAACGTATTGTAAAAAAAGCCCCTACACTTTCAGTGGGACGAATCAAGACAAAAACATCTCATAAAAAACACATCACACACAAAAAACATACTACAATTGTGGGAACATGTTATCTTGAAGAAAATTGCAAGGGTGTCATATCTAGGAAAATTACAAAATCCCAATGCAAGCGTCAGGGTGGAAAGAGCTGGAAGAAAGTTGGTGGAAAATGTGAGAAATTATAGTTTCTCTAATTTAGCTTTTTGTAATATGGATATGCTTACAAAGAAATTATGCGAGTAATTATGCTCAAAACAACAAAAATAGGTATTGTAAATATCATATGATGTATTCAGGTTAAAATAAAACCGCTCCTCAAATGTTTAACATTGCACATTTAACACTAACATAAATATGATTTACGGTGCTATCGTGGTAAATTTTTTCAGGACTGACTTTAGAGGATTTACCCATAACAATTAGATCGATTTTATGGGATTTTACATAAGATATGATACATGTTGAGGCAACGTTACAACTAGAAATTTTTGAATTACATTGAATGTTGGATTCTTTTGCTATCTGTTCTAATTCTGATAACTTTTTTTCCATTACTTCATTTCTTTTCTTCATGTCTTTTTTTTCGGATTTTGTATCAAAAAATCCAAAGGTAGAGTTTTTTTCCATACAAGCAAGGATAGTGATTTTAGAAGAAAATTTTTTTGCAAGTTGAATTGCACTATTAAATGCCTTATCTCCAGGCTTTGTTCCATCATAGGGTACAAGAATATGTCGAAAGAGTAATTCCATGTGTTAAAACCAACTATGTTGCATGTTGAATATATCCCATTGTTTATTTTATGAAATTTTCTTTATTAACTCCTGATATGATGGTGTATTTGACGTACAAACATGATGATATAGTAGACATATTGGTAAGAATTGTAAAATAATTAGATAATTCTTGCAATTATTTTTGCAAAGTCTCTACCATCTTTAGTTAATGAGATGTGGATTTTATTATCATAAATTGTAGATTTAGCAAGGCCTTTTTTTTCCATCCAGACAACATGTTTTGCAAGTCTTGCATAGTTTAGTTTGGTATCTAATGCCATCTGTGTTTTTCCTTCTGAAGGATGTTCAAGCATAAATTTTACTATCCTCATCAGAGTTTTCATACTGGGATCAAAAGTAGGTGCGATGGATTTGGATTTTATGATGTCTAACACTTTAGGATTGACAATTTTACTCAATATTGGCCCAATTACCTTTCTAAATGGTAGCTTATAATCCATATCTCCATAGACAGGCATATCTAATCTACAGTTTGAGAGATAACTTGCTTTTGGTACTAATTACCACTATACTTACAATTGACACAACCAAAATCATCATTGCAATTGTTCCAAATTCAGGAACCACTTTAATCTCAAGAGATTCTCCATGAGGTCCAGTTATAGGAATATTTGCTCCCGTTCCTTGCAGTGTTATCTTGATGTTTACATTCTCATTACTAGGCAATTCTTCAGTAAGATGATCTCCGATGCCCATTTGTTGGTTAACCATAGTTTTATCCAAAATAATTTGATCGTCTTGAGTTACAATTATGTCATAGTTTACATCTGTTATTTCTTGTCCATTTTTATCTGTAAATCTTACATTGATTGTCATATGTTCTCTCTCTACAGGTTCTGTAGATGTAACGAATATCCAAGTAGAGCCATCATCTGAAACAGTTTCTATTTTGATCATTGATCCCAGGTGATTTGCACCCAGACTAAGAGGAGTTAAAATAATCTCTTCTTGAGCAAAAACATTCACACTAAAACTAGATAGAACAAATAATGAAACTATAACAATAGAGAAACCATGAATAAACTTCATTTTCTTTGGGTGTATTTTAAATGATTTTGACAATACATTATCTCATGTTATAGATTATTAACTAACGCTGACATGAATGTTGGTTTAATGTACATATTTGAAATTAACATGGACAAAATTGTCAATGTTGGAATTATTAAAAATGGACATCCGACATTGAAGAATAAACATCACATAGAATGAATTATCAAAAGTCTAGTTTTCATTTCCTAATCTCAAGTCTAATTTTCAATTCTAAATAAAAATTAGTAGAGGGTTCCCCATCCTCGTGTTTCAAGAGATATCGCAGTTAATGGTTCAACGCATGCAACTGAATCTCTGTGGTTGCTCTGAACTAGCATGTGCTTATCCATGCAAATAACTTGTGCAGCATTTGTACCTAATTCAATTTGTTTCAAGGGGGTCAAATACATCCCTGTTGATTGATCATGTACCAAGTCGTTAATTCCAATTACAATTAGGGCTTTGTTAGTTGCAGACACATGTGAGGCCTCAATTCCGTAAACTCCTTTGTCAAACGAGCCTAAAGGACCAGTGATCAAGGCAGAAAATTTACCATCCTCTACATTGCTTCGGTCTTGAATTATTTTATTACCATTTGAGTCATAGACTACAATTGTAACTAGTTCATAGAATGCATCTCCCGGAACTACTGTACCTGTAAGAAATATTCTCGCAGTTGGTTCAAAAACAGTTTTTTCTAAAACTAAAGTTATTTCAGATTCTGCTAATGCATAACCATGACTCAATGACGATGCGATTATTATTGAGACTATGATCATACTTAGTTTGTTTATTTTATTGTTCATGTATTGTATGTTTTATGATATTTACAGTATTAACTGACGCTGATATTACGGTGTGTTTGATGAACATATCTAATAATATAATTGACATATTGGTAAGTATTGTAAACTTACTAGATGATTATCAAAATTATATTTTGTTAGAAAAAATCTAAAGGTGATCAAGCTTCTCGTCCATTAACTGTTCGTTCTGCTGCTTCACTGAAAGCTTTTTCTGAAACTTCTTTTCCTTTTTTAATAGGTTTTTTAGATAGTGTTTTTGGACCTTTACCACTAGGGGTGACTGTTCGCTCTGCTGCATTATCGTAAGCTTCTTTTGTAATGGCCTTTCCTTTCTTATCCGCAACTGTTTTTTGCGGTATTGGTTTGTTTTCTGCTGCTATGACAGTTCTTTTTGCAACAGTATTCCATGCTGATTCTTTAGATTTCTTGATTTTTTCACTCATAATTTTTTATGGTGAAATAGCTAATTAAGAAGAACGGATGTTTATGTAAAGAAGATGTACAGAATTGTCAGCGTCGTTTAATGTATTATTTTAGAAAATAAGATCATGATAAATTATCTACAAAGAATTTTATGTATTTCTGCATTATTTGTTTTCATATTAAGGATTTCTTCTATACCTAGTTCGTATGCTGATCATACTAATGTTAATGTGAATATCACTATGGGATCTTCAGTACCAGCATATGAAAATTGAAATAATTGAAAAGATTTTGATAAGTAATGAGTAAAACAAATCCAGATAAGATTCAATTTTACATAGGCATAAATTCTATTGTCATGGTAAGAGAAACTGTATGAATATCGATTCTCATATTGAAAATGCAACAAGAGCAATTCATAATGCAAAAATAGTTAGAAATACATCCAAAAAAATTCTATCAAAAAAATCAAACATTCACCCTGAACATATTGTGGAATTAAGTAAGATTATGCAAAGTGTAATTTCAAGTACAGATAAGGCCATGAAAGGAGCTAAATTGGCAGAATCTAGAGCAAAATCTCGATTAGCTGCCGTAAAAAAAGAAACATCAAAAACAATCACTCATACTAGAAATGCAAAACATGCTGCAATAGCATCAAGAAAATCAGCTAATTCAGCACTGATTACATCAAAGAAAATGACAAATCCGCACCTTGTAAAAAAATATCAAAAAACATACAATATACAAATAGAGTCATCAATTCGTGCAGCTAAGATGGCAGAAAATGAAACTGCAAAAGCACTAATGGCATCTAAGACTGCCCGAATTGCAGCAAGAATGGCTCTAAAAGAATTACAAATTTAATTAAAACCCGTCAAGTATTTGCTAAATTCCTATTTTGGTACAAAATAGAATCTTAAAATCAAATTTTGTGTGTAGAATAAGTAGACTTGAATTCTTTGTTTATCTGACTATTTTTGTAAAAAATCAAACAAATGTTTAGAATTTTCAAACCACATTCTTGTATAAGTGCAACGCAATAATGTTATGGTATACTCTTATGCAATTTATTTTACATCCGAATTTGATAGATTAACTGATGTGATACTTTCAAGTTTTTATGTAAAACAAAAACGTAAATAAAATTTTCAAATACTCTGTTGTTAGGCTAGAAATACTATGAACAAAGAAAAAAACATGAAACATTTTATAAAATGCACCTTTTGTGGCAAGTCTGATCGTGTCGAATATTTGGGTGGCCTTGATTGGTTTTGTAATAAGAGATGCCATTACAATTTTAGACATAAAAATATAATCTAAAATAGAAAAAAATTATAATTTATGTTTGAGAGGTCCAAAATCCTAAAAATTTGAACCTACGATAAAACTATTGTTTAAATTAAATAAAATGCTAATTGTTTTGTGAAACCTCAATCATGTCGAAATTGTGGAAAAGAACTTTTTCAAAACCAAAGAACATGTCCTCACTGTGGTAGGGAAAGTGGTTATGATGATACTGAAATTTAGATCTTAAAATAATTCCATGTTCATCTACTTTCAATTTATTCTCACAATCATAGGCAAACCTATGTCATCTTGTTTCTCACCCTTATTTGCTGTAATACGCACTAATCTACAATTTATTCAAGAACAAATTACTCGTCAAGTTTTTATCTATGGATTTGTGTCTTGTTTTGCCGTTACAAGGTTTGTAGGCAAAACCTAGTTGGTAAAGTCCATACGGAAAGAAAAACCTTCATCTATTAAGACAAATTAGATTTTGATGGCAAAATCAGAATTGCTTGTATGTGATTAATTTTCATTTACTAGTTTGCCTGAAACCTTGAAATCTAAATATTGTAATATCTATGACAATATGTTATTTATGGATGATTTCTGCAAAAAATTTATATTTTGTAATCCCTATTACATTAATTCGGTGATTAAAAGATGTTTGATGACCAATTCGAAACAGCATTTCGAAGATTGTCAAATCCCTTTTTTTCAGTGGGTGATGTCTTCGAAAATCCCAGAGGAGGCAATATTCAAACTATTGGGCCCTACTACTATGGTTATGTAAAGACTGTAGGAGAGGACGGTATTCCTCATGTAACTGAATGGGGAAACACAAAACCTTCAAACTCTCTAACTGATTCTACAGTAAGAGATCCATATGTTGATGTTTCAGTAGATGAAAAAACCAGTACTCTCAAGATAGTCTCTGAGATGCCAGGAATTGAAAAATCTGACATTAAGTTAAATGTGTCAGATAAACTCGTCTTGCTCTCAGCAGAACATGAAGACAGAAAGTACGAAAAGAAAATCCCACTACCATCAAAAGTAGATGAAAACTCTGCAAAAGCCAAATACACAAACGGGGTTTTACAAGTGACTCTGACACTTGCAAAAGAAAAACCCAAAGGAAAGATGGTTACTGTAGAGTAATTTAGGAGGGAAGAAGATGCGAAACAATACGCCAATAGATCAAATCAAGTCTTCTGTAAAATCTTCTGTGGAAAAAATTTCTTCATACTCTGAAGAAGTTATTTCAAAATGGAAGATTGGCAGGAGAAATTTCCCTTGAGGTGGTGATAAAAATGCCAGACACTCTGTGTAGACAATGCGGAGGAGAGTTGGATGTTGAAAAGCAATGTTTTCATTGTGATCAACCTATCCAACTAGTTTGTACAAAATGCACAAATCCTACAGAAATCAGATTCCACAGTCAATGCATATACGGTGAGGAGAACATATGTCATACAGTAGCAGCTCTTGCATAAGTCATAAAACACCTAATTCAAACATGTGGGGGATTTCATCCTCTCCACATGTTCCAACTTTTTTGGGGCTGTGCCATAAATGTTGGACAAGCAATACTGTTGTATACCTTACAGAGTCTGATGAAATTTTGTGTAACAAATGCTTTGGTGAATACTCAAAATGCTAAAACATACTGGCAAAACAAAAAGGGAGATTTGACATTGAATATCAAAATCCCCAAAATTATTTTTGGACCTATAATCGCCGTTTTAATAGCTATGCTTCTTAGTTTTGTTCTAAGTGATACAAGCATTGAATCGCTAGCTCCTGTGGATTCTAGGAATTTAGAATTTGAAAATATTGGAAAAAACTCTGAATCTGAAATATTTTCAAAAAATTTGTATTCTGGACCATTTGCTATTTTAGATGGAACATATGGTGTAGATGATACTGTATTTCTAATTGGAAGTGAAATTCCGGTGAATTCAAAGGGCACAATTGATTTTATTCGTCCTGATGGGAAAATCCACCATTCATTTCCTTTTGATGGATCAAAAAGCGCAGTAAACCACTATTTCACTCCTGTATCATCAAGTGATTTACGAGAATGCCTTGACTGTGAATTCTTTGGAACATGGACAATTTCTTTTAGAAGTGATGAAGGTATTTCATATTCTTCTATTAATTTTGAAGTAATTGATGAATAAAACATAACTATGTGCATTTGGTAAAAATAATGATTCGAGTTGACATTTAATTATACTGTAAAAACCCAGAAAAATATCGATAAAGTAATTGAAGAAATTACTGCCAAACTTTCAGAAATAAAATTTGGCGTTCTTGGAATATTAGATTTTAAGGCAATTTTTGCAAAAAAAGGAGTAGAATACCCACATGAGTACAAATTATTAGAAGTATGCAACCCTCAGGCAGCAAAACAAGCCTTGGATTCAGATCCAAACATTGGTCTTTTACTTCCTTGCACTATTGCAGTGTTTGAGAAAAACGGCGAAAATTATATCAGCTTGGCAAAGCCTACCGAGTTACTTTTTGTTGCATCAAATGTTGAATTAGAATCGATGGGAAAAGACATTGAAACAAAATTAACCAAAATCATCGATGATGTAAAATAATTAATTTTATCTCTTAAGAGTAAAGTTAGTATTTGTAAATTTGAAAATAAAAAGTGATAGAGATTATGGCTGAACCATTTCAACTCTATCGTTTAGTCTGTCATAGTATCCATTAACTTCCATTGAAGGAACATAAAACGTAGCAGATACTATATCTCCAACTTGAGCATCACACTCAGACACGACTACGCTGACACCATATTGAGACTCTCCAACACAACCGTATTCTGTAACTGCTAGTACTGTTACATCTTCAGTAATTTGAGTTGGAATAATGTTCCAAGGCGTTACTGTGAATACTGTAATTACAGCTATTCCTGTTATCATTATTGCCATTAGTGTACGTCGTGACAATCTTTTTTCTGTTTGTTCTGTTAACATTTCCTTTCACTGTATTTACGCGTTCACCAGATAAAAGGAAAGATATTTTTTTAGATTTGAAATCACAAAATAACTTCTAAATTTTCATCTTTGATTTACAATCATTGCAATAACCATGCAATTCAAAATTGCTCTTTAAGATTAGGTATTTTGATTTTTTAGCAGCTTTGATCTGAATGTCTTTTAGAGATGCTTCATCAAGATCATCTATTTTTCCACATTTTAAACAGACAAGATTGATATGCTCATTAGTATGTGCATCAAATCTTGTTTCCCCTTCAACTTCTATTTCGTTAACAAGCTTCTTCTCTCTGAGTAACTCTAATGTTTTGTATACTGTAGACAGGCTTACCATTGGGTATCTTTTTCTTACAACCTTGTAGATAAGCTCTGCACTGGGATGGTCCTCTGTTTTTAATAGATAGTCTACTATTGCCATTCTCTGAGGCGTAATTCTAAACCCTTCATCTCTTAATGATGCGACGATCTGTTCTATCTGCTGCATATACTATTATTCACATATACTACTATTTAATAACTATTCCTTATTGATAATAATTCCTAATTAATAATAACACTTAATTAGGAATAATTCCTAATAATATTATGCAAGCATTTCAAGATACACAACTAGAATTAAACAAAAAGACTGTAAACAACGCAGTTAGAATTTGTATTGACTGTGGCAATATAGCCGTCAAAATACAAAATCATGGCATCTTTTGCAAGGATTGCGGTTCATTCTTTGATATGGAGAAAAATTATGATGAGTGAGCATTCTTGTAGAAGTGTTTGTGGGTATTATGATGCAAATGCTGAATTTCGAAATTCAGGAAATAACACCTTTAAAAAATACTGCAAGATCTGTGATTTAGAACTAATTTCAAAATACTCTAGCTGTCCTTGTTGTCACAAATCTTTTGAGGAGATTGGAGTATAATGGG comes from the Candidatus Nitrosopumilus sediminis genome and includes:
- a CDS encoding universal stress protein, whose amino-acid sequence is MELLFRHILVPYDGTKPGDKAFNSAIQLAKKFSSKITILACMEKNSTFGFFDTKSEKKDMKKRNEVMEKKLSELEQIAKESNIQCNSKISSCNVASTCIISYVKSHKIDLIVMGKSSKVSPEKIYHDSTVNHIYVSVKCAMLNI
- the hsp20 gene encoding archaeal heat shock protein Hsp20, giving the protein MFDDQFETAFRRLSNPFFSVGDVFENPRGGNIQTIGPYYYGYVKTVGEDGIPHVTEWGNTKPSNSLTDSTVRDPYVDVSVDEKTSTLKIVSEMPGIEKSDIKLNVSDKLVLLSAEHEDRKYEKKIPLPSKVDENSAKAKYTNGVLQVTLTLAKEKPKGKMVTVE
- a CDS encoding zinc-ribbon domain-containing protein, with protein sequence MKPQSCRNCGKELFQNQRTCPHCGRESGYDDTEI
- a CDS encoding Fur family transcriptional regulator, with product MQQIEQIVASLRDEGFRITPQRMAIVDYLLKTEDHPSAELIYKVVRKRYPMVSLSTVYKTLELLREKKLVNEIEVEGETRFDAHTNEHINLVCLKCGKIDDLDEASLKDIQIKAAKKSKYLILKSNFELHGYCNDCKSKMKI
- a CDS encoding PEFG-CTERM sorting domain-containing protein, translating into MSKSFKIHPKKMKFIHGFSIVIVSLFVLSSFSVNVFAQEEIILTPLSLGANHLGSMIKIETVSDDGSTWIFVTSTEPVEREHMTINVRFTDKNGQEITDVNYDIIVTQDDQIILDKTMVNQQMGIGDHLTEELPSNENVNIKITLQGTGANIPITGPHGESLEIKVVPEFGTIAMMILVVSIVSIVVISTKSKLSLKL
- a CDS encoding DUF302 domain-containing protein; protein product: MTFNYTVKTQKNIDKVIEEITAKLSEIKFGVLGILDFKAIFAKKGVEYPHEYKLLEVCNPQAAKQALDSDPNIGLLLPCTIAVFEKNGENYISLAKPTELLFVASNVELESMGKDIETKLTKIIDDVK
- a CDS encoding helix-turn-helix transcriptional regulator, which encodes MGDLIDETADYVLELASSQRLNILFRLSSKNLTPTALAKEIDATKQEVHRNFTRLEENGLIKKKIDGTYTLTTFGQIVCTQVPSLVFLTQNRKYFEEHNFGEIPHKFQMRCGQLAVCQRVKGFSKTIEQWKNIYKNSDDYIYEILSEVPLDLIEPLIKKVKKGIKFDYIFSESAVVPKGRKALLKKLGFDKLMEDGLIQRKMTKNVQTVLVMNEKEACIMFPTVNGESDISEMFYSDDPMFHEWCLDYFRYCWYGSDVFKESKLKE